In Alosa sapidissima isolate fAloSap1 chromosome 11, fAloSap1.pri, whole genome shotgun sequence, a single window of DNA contains:
- the slc38a8a gene encoding putative sodium-coupled neutral amino acid transporter 8a produces MEELARESISLLGKPALDSGGHRLGSFGAIFIMLKSALGAGLLNFPWAFDKAGGIHTAVMVEMVCLVFLVSGLVILGYSSSISGQNTYQAVVRGVCGTYIGKLCEVCYIFNLFMISIAFLVIVSDQLQKLCVSIYELITGLPEADMPYHWYTDQRFTLFILCLILILPLSIPKEISIQKYTSVLGTFAATYLTVAMIVKYHTMHAQEVPATPLYSSGLSSWASMFSVIPTICFGFQCHESCIAIYSSMENKKMSNWVFISVVSMIFCLLIYSLTGVYGYLTFGSRVAPDVLMSYTGDDLLMIVARLLFGISIITIYPIVLLLGRSVIQDPLLNFRSKGSTVTKSYETRTRLALTIAWIGVTLLVAVFVPDISKVISVIGGISAFFIFIFPGLCLIFAVQSEPVSTYMRGILTAWGVITLLCGAFIFGQSTSIAIMQVLNKL; encoded by the exons ATGGAAGAGCTGGCGAGGGAGAGCATCAGCTTGCTCGGCAAACCTGCGCTGGACTCGGGTGGCCACAGGTTGGGCTCCTTTGGCGCAATTTTCATCATGCTGAAATCAGCGCTCGGTGCGGGACTACTCAACTTCCCTTGGGCTTTCGACAAAGCTGGGGGGATCCATACTGCTGTGATGGTTGAAATG GTGTGCCTCGTGTTCCTCGTTAGTGGTCTTGTGATCCTTGGCTACTCGAGCTCCATCAGTGGCCAGAACACGTACCAGGCCGTGGTGCGGGGCGTCTGCGGGACATACATTGGGAAGCTCTGCGAGGTCTGCTACATCTTTAATCTGTTCATGATCTCCATCGCCTTCCTTGTTATTGTATCAGACCAGCTGCAGAAAT TATGCGTGTCTATCTATGAGTTAATAACTGGATTACCTGAGGCGGACATGCCTTATCACTGGTACACGGACCAGCGCTTCACACTCTTCATCCTGTGTCTCATTCtcatcctccccctctccatccctaAAGAGATCAGCATTCAGAAGTACACAAG tgttttaggGACCTTTGCTGCAACCTATTTAACCGTGGCTATGATTGTCAAATACCATACAATGCACGCCCAAGAAGTCCCTGCAACCCCTCTATATAGTAGTGG ATTAAGCTCCTGGGCTTCGATGTTCAGTGTCATCCCAACTATTTGCTTTGGTTTTCAG TGTCATGAGTCTTGCATCGCCATCTACAGCAGTATGGAGAACAAGAAGATGTCCAATTGGGTGTTCATCTCTGTGGTCTCCATGATTTTCTGCCTGCTCATCTACTCCCTTACTG GTGTGTATGGGTACCTTACCTTTGGGAGTCGCGTGGCCCCAGATGTCCTGATGTCGTACACGGGGGACGATCTTCTCATGATTGTTGCCCGGCTTCTCTTTGGAATTTCCATCATCACCATCTATCCCATAGTGCTCTTGCTGGGAAG GTCTGTGATTCAGGACCCTCTGCTGAATTTTAGAAGCAAGGGCTCAACAGTAACAAAATCATACGAGACGCGTACCCGCTTGGCGCTGACAATCGCGTGGATCGGAGTGACCCTCCTTGTGGCAGTGTTTGTCCCTGACATCAGTAAAGTCATCAGTGTCATTGGAGGGATTAGCGCATTCTTTATATTCATCTTTCCAG GTCTCTGTCTCATATTTGCAGTTCAGTCGGAGCCTGTTTCGACCTACATGAG GGGGATCCTGACTGCATGGGGTGTCATCACGCTTCTCTGCGGCGCCTTCATTTTTGGGCAGAGTACATCTATAGCCATCATGCAGGTTTTAAATAAACTCTAA